From the Serratia nematodiphila DZ0503SBS1 genome, one window contains:
- a CDS encoding prepilin peptidase-dependent protein codes for MLTVERGFTLPEVMLALVFGSVIVLGAAKTYPLLRQQNVAVGQHFRLESTLRQLAFGIEKDLRRAGFCAGQCAGRPLLIGQAAGEAAGSCVIVAYDIARSGQWLTSGEDAGYFGYRLRNGGLEGQRGVSQCDGGGWERLLDQDEVRIERFHVAIERGDHGAALARLTLTGRSASDTRIRRSLSGSVEMAALP; via the coding sequence ATGCTGACTGTCGAACGCGGTTTTACCTTGCCGGAGGTGATGTTGGCGCTGGTGTTCGGCAGCGTGATCGTGCTCGGCGCCGCGAAAACCTACCCGCTGTTGCGTCAGCAAAACGTGGCCGTCGGCCAGCATTTTCGGCTGGAGTCAACGCTGCGACAGCTGGCGTTCGGCATCGAGAAAGACCTACGCCGTGCCGGTTTCTGTGCCGGGCAGTGCGCCGGCCGCCCACTGCTGATCGGCCAGGCGGCGGGAGAAGCGGCGGGCAGCTGCGTTATCGTTGCCTACGACATTGCTCGCAGCGGGCAATGGCTCACCTCGGGCGAGGATGCAGGTTATTTCGGTTATCGGCTGCGCAATGGCGGCTTGGAAGGGCAGCGCGGCGTGAGCCAATGCGATGGCGGCGGCTGGGAGCGGCTACTCGATCAGGACGAAGTGCGCATTGAGCGGTTTCATGTGGCGATAGAGCGGGGCGATCACGGCGCGGCGTTGGCTCGCCTGACGCTGACGGGGCGCTCCGCCAGCGATACGCGTATCAGGCGTAGTCTGAGCGGGAGCGTCGAAATGGCGGCGCTGCCATGA
- a CDS encoding YgdB family protein → MNRRSQRGGSTLAAVMLLLALGLMLLNAQHRQLDNALLLAADQQRYLQAYNQAASALSWGMSQRWPRAELSAAAWLCRQRVELTACARLSARAGMVTIRGLGEMRGGEPVWLYQWGTFDGAEAAGKLQAQPGGRLDFCPEKRLADCDG, encoded by the coding sequence ATGAACCGGCGGAGCCAGCGAGGCGGCAGCACCCTGGCGGCGGTGATGTTGCTGTTGGCGCTGGGGCTGATGTTGCTCAATGCTCAGCATCGGCAATTGGATAACGCGCTGTTACTGGCCGCCGATCAGCAGCGTTACCTTCAGGCTTACAATCAGGCCGCTTCGGCGCTGAGTTGGGGCATGAGCCAGCGTTGGCCGCGCGCCGAGCTGAGTGCAGCGGCCTGGTTATGCAGGCAGCGCGTGGAACTGACGGCTTGCGCTCGGCTGTCAGCCAGAGCGGGCATGGTGACGATACGCGGCCTTGGTGAGATGCGCGGCGGTGAACCGGTATGGCTGTATCAATGGGGCACCTTTGACGGCGCCGAGGCTGCTGGCAAGTTGCAAGCACAGCCGGGCGGTCGGCTGGATTTTTGCCCCGAAAAAAGGTTGGCCGACTGTGACGGCTAA